One stretch of Cyanobium sp. Tous-M-B4 DNA includes these proteins:
- the petC gene encoding cytochrome b6-f complex iron-sulfur subunit, with product MTQMPASASSSASNGDVPGMGRRQFMNLLTFGSVTGVALGALYPVARYFIPPKAAGGGGGTTAKDELGNSVTASGWLSTHKEGDRSLVQGLKGDPTYLLVEGNDAIGSYGINAICTHLGCVVPWNSGANKFMCPCHGSQYDATGKVVRGPAPLSLALAHVSVDNDNVFLSQWSETDFRTGDKPWWA from the coding sequence ATGACCCAGATGCCAGCGAGCGCTTCAAGTAGCGCCTCCAACGGTGATGTGCCCGGAATGGGCCGCCGGCAGTTCATGAACCTGCTGACCTTCGGGTCTGTGACCGGTGTGGCCCTGGGTGCCCTTTATCCAGTGGCTCGTTATTTCATTCCCCCCAAGGCGGCAGGAGGCGGCGGCGGCACCACCGCTAAAGACGAGCTCGGCAACAGCGTCACTGCCAGCGGCTGGCTCAGCACTCACAAGGAGGGCGATCGCAGCCTGGTGCAGGGCCTCAAGGGAGATCCCACCTACTTGCTCGTTGAGGGCAATGACGCCATCGGCAGCTACGGCATCAACGCCATCTGCACCCACCTGGGCTGCGTAGTGCCCTGGAACAGCGGCGCCAATAAATTCATGTGCCCCTGCCATGGCTCCCAGTACGACGCCACCGGCAAAGTGGTGCGCGGTCCAGCGCCCCTCTCCTTGGCCCTGGCTCACGTTTCTGTAGACAACGACAACGTCTTCCTTAGCCAGTGGAGCGAAACCGACTTCCGCACCGGCGACAAGCCCTGGTGGGCCTGA
- a CDS encoding DUF3067 family protein yields MPSSALPPPPEPGSPLSAQEVWDLLQTRWQVSYDLQLVQRRGRLYLQVMWAYLEQQSFPLTEEGYRSKLEELVGLLNGLGVADQVRSWLGTTSDKPRQGKAMGLALEIPAGRASEFLL; encoded by the coding sequence CTGCCCTCCAGTGCCCTCCCCCCACCCCCTGAGCCAGGTTCGCCCCTGTCTGCGCAAGAGGTTTGGGATTTGCTGCAAACCCGTTGGCAGGTTTCCTACGACCTGCAGCTGGTGCAGCGTCGCGGCCGTCTCTACCTACAGGTGATGTGGGCCTACCTAGAGCAGCAATCCTTTCCGCTCACGGAGGAGGGCTACCGCAGCAAGCTCGAGGAACTGGTGGGTTTGCTGAACGGCCTGGGGGTGGCTGATCAGGTGCGCAGCTGGCTTGGCACCACCTCCGATAAGCCGAGACAGGGAAAGGCCATGGGTCTGGCGTTGGAGATCCCGGCCGGCAGGGCCAGCGAATTTTTACTCTAG
- a CDS encoding helix-turn-helix domain-containing protein, with protein MSDSPNPEALSALHCLGQTLRQAREGQGLSLAVLAARLNMGVEQLQALEEADASRLPEPVFVIAQARRIASSLAINIDGPLQTLRDSGQFQAKPIKVAELTQRAPTRLAQTSSRLVITAAILVALSAAGAAGWQQWQRHQARPTQPQAQPQLLTGNPPADRSRDRESGKGSVEPVQLQLTSSQPSWLEVKTKNGTTLFRGTFTGERRFPLGPGLEVLAGRPDLVRTQIGGGAAQPLGPIDQVRWRSFRAPAP; from the coding sequence GTGTCGGATTCTCCCAACCCCGAGGCCTTATCCGCCCTGCACTGCCTCGGCCAAACGCTGCGCCAGGCCCGGGAGGGCCAAGGTCTCTCACTGGCCGTGCTGGCAGCCCGTTTAAACATGGGGGTCGAACAACTTCAGGCCCTGGAAGAAGCCGACGCCAGTCGATTGCCAGAACCGGTCTTTGTGATCGCCCAGGCCCGCAGAATCGCCAGCAGCCTGGCCATCAACATCGATGGCCCCTTGCAAACCCTGCGCGATAGCGGCCAGTTTCAAGCCAAGCCGATCAAGGTGGCCGAACTGACCCAGCGCGCCCCAACCAGACTGGCACAAACCAGCAGCCGACTGGTCATCACAGCAGCAATCCTGGTCGCCCTCAGCGCCGCTGGCGCCGCGGGCTGGCAGCAGTGGCAGCGTCACCAGGCCCGCCCAACCCAGCCGCAAGCCCAGCCCCAGCTGCTGACGGGGAATCCCCCAGCAGACAGGAGCAGAGATAGAGAAAGCGGCAAAGGCAGCGTCGAGCCCGTTCAGTTGCAACTGACGAGCAGCCAGCCCAGCTGGCTCGAAGTAAAAACAAAAAACGGCACCACTCTGTTCCGTGGCACCTTCACAGGTGAGCGGCGCTTCCCCCTTGGCCCAGGGCTTGAGGTGCTGGCAGGGCGTCCCGACCTAGTGCGCACCCAAATAGGTGGCGGCGCTGCCCAACCCCTGGGCCCCATTGATCAGGTGCGTTGGCGCAGCTTCAGGGCTCCGGCACCCTGA
- the lgt gene encoding prolipoprotein diacylglyceryl transferase, protein MSSVLATFTSPGPLVFQLGPFALRWYGLLIAVAVLLGLSLATRLGRARGIEPSLIADLLPLMVLGAVIGARIYYVALEWRQYSGNWLDAIAIWRGGIAIHGALLGGALATMLYCRWRRQPFWQLLDVLMPAVALGQAIGRWGNFFNSEAFGLPTDLPWKLQIPAASRPAEFFEQLYFHPTFLYESLWNLGVCALLLVLFRAASSGRIQLLPGALSCVYLMAYSSGRVWIEGLRLDPLCLLSEPPFCDGGLRMAQLVSLLLIALGGVGLWWLYRRHRPLPDPSGVPT, encoded by the coding sequence CTGAGCAGCGTGCTTGCCACCTTCACCTCCCCGGGGCCCCTGGTTTTCCAGCTGGGCCCCTTTGCCTTGCGCTGGTACGGCCTGCTCATCGCCGTTGCCGTGTTGCTAGGCCTCAGCCTGGCCACCCGGCTCGGCCGGGCTCGAGGCATTGAGCCATCCCTGATTGCCGATCTCCTGCCCCTGATGGTGTTGGGGGCCGTGATCGGGGCCCGCATCTACTACGTCGCGCTCGAGTGGCGCCAGTATTCCGGCAACTGGCTTGATGCGATCGCCATCTGGCGCGGAGGCATCGCCATCCACGGCGCCCTGCTGGGCGGCGCCCTGGCCACGATGCTGTACTGCCGCTGGCGCCGGCAGCCCTTCTGGCAGCTGCTCGACGTGCTGATGCCCGCCGTGGCCCTCGGCCAGGCGATTGGCCGCTGGGGAAATTTCTTTAATTCTGAGGCCTTCGGCTTGCCTACGGATCTCCCCTGGAAACTGCAGATCCCAGCGGCCAGCCGTCCAGCTGAATTTTTTGAGCAGCTCTACTTTCACCCCACCTTCCTCTACGAATCTCTTTGGAATCTGGGAGTTTGCGCCCTACTGCTGGTGCTATTTCGGGCCGCCAGTAGCGGCCGCATTCAGCTGCTGCCTGGAGCACTCAGCTGCGTGTATCTGATGGCCTACAGCAGCGGCCGGGTGTGGATTGAAGGGCTGCGCCTCGACCCCCTCTGCCTGCTTTCTGAGCCGCCCTTCTGTGATGGCGGCCTACGCATGGCCCAGCTGGTCAGCCTGCTTTTGATTGCCCTTGGCGGCGTTGGCCTCTGGTGGCTCTACCGCCGCCACCGCCCCCTGCCCGACCCCAGTGGAGTACCCACTTGA
- the tatC gene encoding twin-arginine translocase subunit TatC, producing the protein MSAEPEISAKPLAAPESGPGEFPAEVEMSLVEHLEELRRRVLRSLLAVVVAAAACLVAVKPLVRLLEVPAEGIRFLQLAPGEFLFVSFKVAGYAGLTLALPYVFYEGLGFVLPGLTRRERRLVAPAVAGSAVLFAAGLAFAWWALVPAALRFLVSYGADVVEPSWSIERYLDFVLLLMVATALAFQLPVLQLLLGALGLVKAQPMLAGWRWVVLASALAGAVLTPSTDPVTMLLLSGAITALYLIGVGLVACTERLRPA; encoded by the coding sequence ATGAGCGCCGAACCCGAAATCTCAGCCAAGCCCCTCGCCGCGCCCGAATCGGGGCCTGGAGAATTTCCAGCCGAGGTGGAGATGAGCCTGGTGGAGCATCTCGAGGAGCTACGCCGCCGCGTGCTGCGCAGCCTGCTGGCGGTAGTGGTGGCGGCAGCAGCCTGCCTCGTCGCCGTTAAACCATTGGTGCGGCTGCTGGAAGTGCCAGCGGAGGGCATCCGCTTTCTGCAGCTGGCGCCGGGCGAATTTTTGTTTGTGTCGTTCAAAGTGGCGGGCTACGCCGGGCTCACCTTGGCCCTGCCCTACGTGTTCTACGAGGGTCTGGGGTTCGTGCTGCCCGGGCTTACCCGGCGGGAGCGGCGGCTGGTGGCCCCGGCGGTAGCTGGCTCGGCGGTGCTGTTCGCTGCGGGGCTGGCTTTCGCCTGGTGGGCGCTGGTGCCCGCAGCCCTGCGCTTCCTGGTGAGCTACGGCGCCGACGTTGTCGAACCGAGCTGGTCAATCGAGCGCTACCTCGACTTCGTGCTGCTGCTGATGGTGGCCACCGCGCTGGCATTTCAACTGCCGGTGCTGCAATTGTTGCTCGGCGCCCTTGGCTTGGTGAAGGCCCAGCCCATGCTGGCAGGCTGGCGCTGGGTGGTACTGGCAAGTGCCCTGGCGGGAGCCGTGTTGACCCCCTCCACCGACCCCGTAACGATGCTGCTGCTCTCCGGGGCGATCACGGCCCTCTACCTAATCGGCGTTGGCCTGGTGGCCTGCACCGAACGGCTGCGGCCCGCCTAG
- the petA gene encoding cytochrome f produces the protein MRRSLSLLLGSLIAFAVLLTGASPSWAYPFWAQQNYASPREATGKIVCANCHLAKKATRVEVPQAIFPDTVFKAVVEIPYDASVQQVAGDGSRAGLNVGAVVMLPDGFTLAPQDRLSDELKEETAGIYYTQYSDDQPNILLVGPISGDEHQEIVFPILSPDPATDSSIHFGKYQLHVGGNRGRGQVYPTGEKSNNGVFNAPVTGTVSAITAGDNGASLVEITAADGTTATETVPAGPTVLAAVGDAVVAGSPITNDPNVGGFGQIDAEVVLQNPVRIYGLLAFFAAIALAQILLVLKKRQVEKVQAAEGLI, from the coding sequence ATGCGTCGTTCCCTTTCCCTGCTGCTCGGCTCCCTAATCGCCTTCGCCGTGCTTTTGACCGGCGCCAGCCCCAGCTGGGCCTATCCCTTCTGGGCCCAGCAGAACTACGCCAGCCCCCGGGAGGCCACCGGCAAAATCGTCTGCGCCAACTGCCACCTGGCCAAGAAGGCCACCCGGGTGGAAGTGCCCCAGGCCATTTTCCCTGACACGGTGTTCAAGGCCGTAGTTGAAATCCCCTACGACGCCAGCGTTCAGCAGGTGGCCGGCGATGGCAGCCGCGCCGGTCTCAACGTCGGCGCCGTGGTGATGCTTCCCGATGGCTTCACCCTTGCCCCGCAAGACCGTCTCAGCGATGAGCTGAAGGAGGAAACAGCCGGCATCTACTACACCCAGTATTCCGACGACCAACCCAACATTCTGTTGGTGGGCCCGATCTCCGGTGATGAGCACCAAGAGATCGTTTTCCCGATTCTTTCTCCTGATCCCGCCACCGACAGCAGCATCCACTTCGGCAAATACCAGCTGCATGTGGGCGGCAACCGTGGCCGCGGCCAGGTGTATCCCACCGGCGAGAAGAGCAACAACGGCGTGTTCAACGCCCCCGTAACTGGGACGGTGTCTGCAATCACTGCCGGTGATAACGGCGCTTCTCTGGTGGAGATCACCGCCGCAGATGGCACTACAGCCACTGAAACCGTGCCGGCTGGCCCCACAGTCTTGGCGGCTGTTGGTGATGCAGTAGTTGCCGGTTCTCCGATCACCAACGACCCCAATGTGGGTGGCTTCGGCCAGATTGATGCCGAGGTGGTGCTGCAAAACCCTGTACGCATCTACGGTCTGTTGGCTTTCTTTGCCGCAATCGCCCTGGCCCAGATCTTGCTGGTGCTCAAGAAGCGCCAGGTTGAAAAGGTTCAGGCTGCTGAAGGCTTGATCTGA
- a CDS encoding FAD-dependent oxidoreductase — protein sequence MSANPEGADPKPATAPVDLIQSADLSQPVDVDQPVDVGQPVDVLIVGGGVCGTALLFELARYTDLGRILLVERYDALARVNSKATNNSQTIHCGDIETNYTLEKAVRVKRTAEMIVNYAELLDPASRERCVFRTPKMVLGVGERECTFLRERFERFSPHFPAMELLEKPQIAEWEPQVGLVQGELRPEELVAIGIRRTYTAVDYEELSASFVAQAEAAVAQAKKGVAGSERQLKVQLGTSVVAITPEGDGYRVELAPTPGCSSAAGEAPRSVRARHVVVNAGAHSLLMAQRMGYGLEYSCLPVAGSFYFTPDLLRGKVYTVQNDKLPFAAIHGDPDVRAPGKTRFGPTALLLPLLERYKPASFWEFLKVLRLDWAVLAVFWQLFRIADIRNYIFKNLLFEVPWLRRRLFLADARKIVPDMRLEDLSFAEGYGGVRPQLIDKANRKLMLGEASIAARPGLVFNVTPSPGGTCCLGNAARDLEAIVERLGCSFDRQRLARELYGEAG from the coding sequence GTGAGCGCCAACCCCGAAGGAGCCGATCCCAAGCCAGCAACGGCCCCGGTGGACTTGATCCAGTCAGCCGACTTGAGCCAGCCAGTGGATGTTGATCAGCCAGTGGACGTTGGTCAGCCAGTGGACGTGTTGATCGTGGGAGGCGGGGTGTGCGGTACGGCCCTGCTGTTCGAACTGGCCCGCTACACCGATTTGGGCCGCATCCTGCTGGTGGAGCGCTACGACGCCCTGGCCCGGGTGAACTCCAAGGCCACCAACAACAGCCAGACGATTCACTGCGGCGACATTGAGACCAACTACACGCTCGAGAAGGCGGTGCGGGTGAAGCGCACCGCCGAGATGATCGTGAACTACGCCGAGCTGCTTGATCCAGCCAGCCGCGAGCGCTGCGTTTTTCGCACTCCCAAAATGGTGCTGGGGGTGGGCGAGCGCGAGTGCACCTTCCTGCGGGAGCGGTTTGAGCGCTTTTCACCCCACTTCCCGGCGATGGAGCTGCTCGAGAAGCCGCAGATTGCCGAGTGGGAGCCCCAAGTGGGACTGGTGCAGGGGGAGTTGCGCCCGGAGGAGCTGGTGGCGATCGGCATCCGCCGCACTTACACCGCCGTGGACTACGAGGAGCTCTCCGCCTCGTTCGTGGCCCAGGCGGAAGCGGCGGTGGCCCAGGCCAAGAAGGGCGTGGCCGGCAGCGAGCGCCAGCTCAAGGTGCAGCTAGGCACCAGCGTGGTCGCTATTACGCCGGAGGGCGACGGCTACCGGGTGGAACTGGCCCCCACCCCAGGCTGCTCCAGCGCCGCCGGGGAGGCTCCACGCTCGGTGCGGGCCCGGCATGTGGTGGTGAATGCCGGAGCCCACAGCCTGCTGATGGCCCAGCGCATGGGCTACGGCCTGGAGTATTCCTGCCTGCCGGTGGCCGGCAGCTTCTACTTCACGCCGGATTTGCTTCGGGGCAAGGTTTACACCGTGCAGAACGACAAGCTGCCCTTTGCCGCAATCCACGGCGACCCGGACGTGCGCGCCCCTGGTAAAACCCGTTTTGGCCCTACCGCCCTGCTGCTGCCGCTGCTGGAGCGCTACAAGCCCGCTTCGTTCTGGGAGTTTCTGAAGGTGCTGCGGCTCGATTGGGCCGTGTTGGCCGTGTTCTGGCAGCTCTTTCGCATCGCCGATATCCGCAATTACATTTTTAAAAATCTGTTGTTCGAGGTGCCCTGGCTGAGGCGGCGATTGTTTTTGGCAGATGCTCGCAAGATCGTTCCCGACATGCGCCTCGAGGACCTCAGCTTCGCTGAGGGCTACGGCGGGGTGCGCCCCCAGCTGATCGATAAGGCCAACCGCAAGCTGATGCTCGGCGAGGCCAGTATCGCGGCCCGGCCCGGCCTTGTGTTCAACGTCACTCCTTCCCCTGGTGGCACCTGCTGCCTGGGTAATGCCGCCCGGGACCTGGAGGCGATCGTCGAGCGGTTGGGCTGTAGCTTCGATCGGCAGCGCTTGGCCCGGGAGCTTTACGGCGAGGCGGGCTGA
- the cobM gene encoding precorrin-4 C(11)-methyltransferase, which translates to MNNKPVWIVGAGPGAPDLLTLRAARLLEQAEVLVWTDSLINPQIAALAPDSCEQVRTSTLTLEQVMEVVLDRARAGKTVVRLHDGDPCLYGAIAEQICRLADAGIGVEVVPGLSAYQATASALQSELTIPGLVQTIVLSRAGGRTGVPEREALERLASLRASLCLYLSARHVEEVQTELLRHYPAETPVAIGYRVSWPDEWIKVVPLADMARVSQERQLIRTTLYVVSPALAAPAEARSRLYSASHNHLFRGGAS; encoded by the coding sequence TTGAATAACAAGCCTGTCTGGATAGTTGGTGCCGGGCCCGGCGCACCCGACCTGCTGACCCTGCGCGCCGCCCGCCTGCTGGAACAGGCGGAGGTGTTGGTGTGGACCGACTCCCTAATCAATCCCCAGATCGCAGCCCTGGCGCCCGATAGCTGTGAGCAGGTGCGCACCAGCACCCTCACCCTGGAGCAGGTGATGGAGGTGGTGCTGGATCGGGCCCGTGCAGGCAAAACCGTGGTGCGGCTCCACGATGGGGATCCCTGCCTCTATGGCGCCATCGCCGAGCAAATTTGCCGCCTAGCCGATGCCGGTATCGGCGTGGAAGTGGTGCCCGGCTTGAGTGCTTACCAGGCCACCGCATCTGCCCTGCAGAGCGAGCTCACCATCCCTGGCCTGGTTCAGACGATCGTGCTGAGCCGCGCCGGCGGACGCACCGGCGTGCCGGAGCGGGAGGCACTGGAGCGGCTGGCCTCCCTGCGAGCTTCCCTTTGCCTCTACCTCAGTGCTCGCCACGTCGAAGAGGTGCAAACCGAGCTGCTGCGCCACTACCCCGCCGAAACTCCCGTAGCCATTGGCTACCGGGTGAGCTGGCCTGATGAGTGGATCAAGGTGGTTCCCCTGGCCGACATGGCCCGGGTGAGCCAGGAACGGCAGTTAATCCGCACAACCCTCTACGTGGTCAGCCCGGCGCTGGCGGCGCCAGCTGAGGCCCGTTCTCGCCTCTACTCAGCTAGCCACAATCACCTTTTCCGCGGCGGCGCTAGCTGA